Proteins co-encoded in one Haloarcula pelagica genomic window:
- a CDS encoding CBS domain-containing protein: MDDIFVGRLMSSPVTTVAADASAESVAERMLDEGISSVVAVDDENHIEGILTSTDFVRIAAQGGRTSAVTVADHMSTEVVTATANDPIQHVADLMIDHAIHHVPVVDETEGVVGIITTTDLTAYLSGIEEPSPTRVTT; the protein is encoded by the coding sequence ATGGACGATATCTTTGTCGGCCGACTGATGTCCTCACCTGTAACGACCGTCGCCGCGGACGCGTCCGCCGAGTCGGTCGCAGAGCGGATGCTGGACGAAGGGATTAGCTCTGTCGTCGCCGTCGACGACGAGAACCACATCGAGGGGATCCTCACCTCGACCGATTTCGTCCGGATCGCGGCACAGGGCGGTCGGACCAGCGCGGTGACGGTCGCGGACCACATGAGTACCGAGGTCGTGACGGCCACCGCGAACGACCCCATCCAGCACGTCGCGGACCTGATGATCGACCACGCGATCCATCACGTCCCCGTCGTCGACGAGACGGAAGGCGTCGTGGGGATCATCACGACGACCGATCTCACCGCCTACCTCTCGGGTATCGAGGAGCCGTCGCCCACTCGGGTCACGACCTGA
- a CDS encoding TetR/AcrR family transcriptional regulator, producing the protein MTDSVPADAKAEVAQAVRAALAEHGYARLTTAKIAAEYPKSEAGLYYHFDSKDEMIAAFLEYAAGELADELADIGTDDPETRLRAACEYLFLSPGEEGAGVHVAVMELLSHAPHNETLREPLLTLESATLETLTAIVRDGVEQGVFRSVDPEATAAFLLAAADGSTGFHTALEMDVGEAITTGWSGYVDCLLADA; encoded by the coding sequence ATGACCGACTCAGTGCCGGCCGACGCCAAGGCGGAAGTCGCCCAGGCAGTACGGGCCGCGCTCGCGGAACACGGCTACGCGCGGCTGACGACCGCGAAGATCGCCGCCGAGTACCCCAAAAGCGAGGCGGGTCTGTACTACCACTTCGACTCGAAAGACGAGATGATCGCGGCCTTCCTCGAATACGCCGCGGGAGAGTTGGCCGACGAACTGGCCGATATCGGTACCGACGACCCCGAGACGCGCCTCCGAGCGGCCTGTGAGTACCTCTTCCTGTCGCCGGGCGAGGAGGGAGCCGGGGTCCACGTCGCCGTCATGGAACTGCTCTCGCACGCGCCCCACAACGAGACCCTGCGGGAGCCGTTGCTGACCCTGGAGTCGGCGACGCTGGAGACGCTCACGGCGATCGTCCGCGACGGCGTCGAACAGGGGGTGTTTCGCTCAGTCGACCCCGAGGCGACGGCGGCGTTCCTGCTGGCCGCGGCGGACGGTTCGACCGGCTTCCACACCGCACTGGAGATGGACGTAGGGGAAGCGATCACGACCGGCTGGTCGGGATACGTCGACTGTCTCCTTGCCGACGCGTGA
- a CDS encoding Glu/Leu/Phe/Val family dehydrogenase: MGKAVNPFESFQEQVDEAARYLDVDEGMLNRLKNPERILETNLSVEMDDGSIEVFRAYRSQFNGDRGPYKGGIRYHPGVSRDEVKALSGWMAYKTATVGIPLGGGKGGIIIDPTEYSEDELERITRAFAEELTPIIGVDQDIPAPDVNTGQREMNWIKDTYETLENTTEPGVITGKDISSGGSEGRVEATGRSTVIAAREAFDYLGKDIADATVAVQGYGNAGWISAKLAEELGATVVAVSDSSGGIYDEDGLSAVDAKSHKRETGSVVGYPGAATEITNDELLQLDVDLLIPAALENAITEEIAEGVEADVISEAANGPVTPDGDDVLAEKDTLIVPDILANAGGVTVSYFEWVQNRQRFYWDEERVNEELEAIIVDQFETLVEAYEEHNLPSMRVAAYVVAIQRVVEAAEQSDIWP, encoded by the coding sequence ATGGGCAAGGCAGTCAACCCGTTCGAGAGTTTCCAGGAACAGGTAGACGAGGCCGCGAGGTACCTCGATGTCGACGAGGGCATGCTCAACCGGCTGAAAAACCCGGAGCGAATCCTCGAAACGAACCTCTCCGTGGAGATGGACGACGGCTCCATCGAGGTCTTTCGTGCGTACCGCTCACAGTTCAACGGTGACCGCGGCCCCTACAAGGGTGGCATCCGGTATCACCCGGGCGTCTCCCGCGACGAAGTGAAGGCGCTGTCGGGCTGGATGGCGTACAAGACAGCGACAGTCGGCATCCCGCTTGGCGGTGGGAAAGGCGGAATCATCATCGACCCCACCGAGTACTCCGAGGACGAACTCGAACGGATCACGCGGGCCTTCGCCGAGGAACTGACCCCGATCATCGGTGTCGACCAGGACATCCCGGCACCGGACGTGAACACCGGTCAGCGCGAGATGAACTGGATCAAAGACACCTACGAGACCCTCGAAAACACGACCGAACCCGGTGTCATCACCGGGAAGGACATCTCCAGCGGCGGGAGCGAGGGGCGCGTCGAGGCGACCGGCCGCTCGACGGTCATCGCCGCCCGCGAGGCGTTCGACTACCTCGGGAAGGACATCGCGGACGCGACCGTCGCCGTCCAGGGCTACGGCAACGCGGGCTGGATCTCCGCCAAACTCGCCGAGGAACTCGGCGCGACGGTCGTCGCCGTCTCGGACTCCAGCGGCGGAATCTACGACGAAGACGGGCTGAGCGCCGTCGACGCCAAGAGCCACAAACGCGAGACGGGAAGCGTCGTCGGCTACCCCGGTGCCGCCACCGAGATCACGAACGACGAACTCCTCCAGCTCGATGTCGACCTGCTGATCCCGGCCGCCCTCGAAAACGCGATCACCGAGGAGATCGCCGAAGGCGTCGAGGCGGACGTGATCTCGGAGGCAGCCAACGGTCCGGTGACGCCCGACGGCGACGACGTTCTCGCCGAGAAAGACACCCTGATCGTCCCGGACATCCTCGCGAACGCCGGCGGGGTCACCGTGTCGTACTTCGAGTGGGTCCAGAACCGACAGCGGTTCTACTGGGACGAGGAGCGCGTCAACGAGGAACTGGAAGCCATCATCGTCGACCAGTTCGAGACCCTCGTCGAGGCCTACGAGGAACACAACCTCCCAAGCATGCGCGTCGCGGCGTACGTCGTCGCGATCCAGCGCGTCGTCGAAGCGGCCGAACAGTCCGATATCTGGCCCTGA